A window of Phragmites australis chromosome 2, lpPhrAust1.1, whole genome shotgun sequence genomic DNA:
TCCCTCCTCTCCGGGTCCGTACGATCTACGATGGTGCGAGCACAGCCATACACGTGCCGTACTACAGTCGTCGCTGAGCGCAGAAAACGACAACTACCACCACacctttcctttttgttttccAACGTTTTTACCGCAGCGGTCAAAAGAAGATGGCCTGAGATCAGTACTGCAGTGTGAAAACAGCTTTGCGCACTTGGCTCGCCGCACGTAGGTGCGAGAACGAATAAGAAAATTTGTATGTGCACCCTCGCCACCGCCCACCGCTGCACATTACGCTACTTCGAGACTGGTCACAAGTGATTTTTACTGCGAGACTAGTCACGGGCACGAGTGTTATGATGAGAGCTGAACAAACACTGCATCAGATACGAGGTGGCACGACTCATGGAAAGCATTGCGTTATGACTACGAGAGCTCAACCAACGCTTTATAAGCATGTATAATGGGTGCTGAGAGAGGATGTTTATgcaaaaaattagattatttatcAACTGTACTGGCATAAGTGTTTAGATGGAGGACAAATTATTTACTTAAATATGATGGCTTATATTAATACTAACAagatatttaattatatttaagtagataaatctttatttatattgaaaattataatttttatatatgtattttaCACTTTTTTCTTAAGCATTGCCCATGACGcacaagagagagaaaaaataaaaaaataaaggagaggGTCCCAAAGCGGAGAGGTGGTGAGCCGTGAAGACGCCACCGGCCACCGCACCCGCCCGTTGCCGCTGCATGCAACGCGTCCGGGGACACTTGTCCCCTCCCAACGAGCACATCGACACCACCGCGCACGGGAAACCACGAGGAAGGCGACGGAGCCAGATTTGGGAGGAGACAGGACAGGAGGAACTCTCGAGCGAGAAGCAGAGTGCTGTGGaagcctccttcctctccttaaGCAGTATCCCAGTCGCCCAAGAGAGCCACCGCCCGGCGTCCCGAGAACCAGGCCAAGGTATGGCGCGCCGCCGCTCCTCGTTTTCCAGAAGTTTGCTAGTGCTCGCTCTCTCTTGATTTGCGCTTTGCGCTGTGGTCTGCGTTCTTGGCTGCGGTTCCCTGTTCGGACATGAGATTGGACTGCTTCCGTTCTCGGCTAGTAAATTTGCGCCTAGATGCTTTCGGCGGGTGCGGCGATGCCGCCTTCCTTTGTAGGTCGCAATGCCGCGGCGGTGGAGCTGTAAGTTGATTGCTGTATTTTGCTAGTATAAGTTCTTGAGGCGACTGGTGTGATCTCTGAGATGTTGGGGAGGGGGGATTTTAGAGGATTTGAGGGGCAAGAAAGGGTTAGTGGTGCACTAATGTGCTAGCATTTATTAGTGGCCTTCACCATGTTGGGCTGAGCGTGCTAGTTTTCAATCTTTTCTATTACTACCAGTTTGCAATCGTCAGATGTTTGTAACTGAAACCAGCAAACTCTTCTTGCTCTTTGGACCTGCAACATAGATTTACCAAAACCAGCTTTTGTTTGAAGTCCCTACCTTTTCGTTCTTGTTTGTTTCTGTACTTTTGATGCGCATAGACAGccattgctttctttttttcttttctctgctTGACTTGAGTGAAAAGCAAAAGCTGAATTTCATTTCACCTGTTTTTTCGCTTTCATCACCATCGACTGATCTGATCCTACGTGCACAACAAACTAATGTGACCATTTCAGTTTCAGGGACAGCCCGCTCTTATCCTGGGCGCTTGGGAGGAAAGGAACCGTTACTGCTCATCACCAAGCCATGGTGGAATCCAATGACCAGGGGAGCACTGCCCCCGCTGGATTCTTCAGGGTCCCCGGCGTCTTCGTGAGGATGAGCAGCAAGGGACTGAACAATGGCATGGACCCTGACTCGGTCTGGAGCCCGACGTCTCCACTGGACTTCAAGAACCTGAGGTCCAGCCCTCCGCGGGTCGGTCTCGGCCTCGTCGACGCCCTCACCGCTGACGAGAGCTCCCTGCACTTTGGATGCACGAGCTCGTTCCTCGATTCCATCAGGCCCTTCCTCGAGCTGGGGCTGCCGAaggccgcggcggcgcgcgggAAGGCTGTCTCATCGTCCGGCGTCAGCACCCTGGTTGAGGTGAACGGGTATGCAGACTCCGAAGAGTACACTTGTGTCATCGCGCGCGGGCCGAACCCGAGGACGACGCACATCCTCGGCGGCGAGACGCTGGAGGTGCGCAAGGGCAGTATGGGCGGTTCCAGGAAGGCAATTTTCAGCATTGAGCCCTTCAGCGACCGGCCGTCACCGGCGGCTAACGTGAAGCCCGgtcgttgctgctgctgcatgaaGAAGCTGCAGGAGGACAGGGATATCTACATGTACCTGTGAGTTTTCAACGTTGTTTCTTTTGCGTTTGCGTTTGTGTGGCATGTTCTTGAGTTTTGACGATGCTTTGCTTGGTGTGCAGCGGCGAGAAGGCGTTCTGCAGCAACGAGTGCAGGAAGGGTTACATCGAGGAGGAGATCGAGGAGGTAGAGGAGTTCATGACGCTGGATTCTGCCCTTTAGCTTTGATGAATGTTGTGAGCTGCTGCCGCAAAGTAGGTATTATATTGCCAGCACGCGTGTGCCATCTCTTTTGGCTTGAAACTTAGAACTAAGTAGGACAAAAGGAAGGAAAGGAGGGAAACGCCTCTCGTTCTATTTTTTCTGAATGGAGGTTTCTTTGGTTTGGCCAGTTTGTGCAATGGCTGAACCGTTTTCATGATTTGTTGAGCTCCCTATTTTGGCCGCTGTCAGGCTGGCTATAATCCCATCAATATATTACCATTTCCTAACAGGTCTCAGACTGGATTCACAGTGCATTTTTATGCTCCTTTGTTCTTGTACGCTTTAATTCCACTGTGATACCATCTTCAGTTCTTCACAGTGCGCTGCTTACAGTTTCTCATCATCACACCTGCTGCGCTCGGGCGGCAAGCTCTGTTCGAAGCAAATGCTCGCCCGGGAGGGAAGCTCTGCTCTGGCTATTTGTCAGAGTCACTTA
This region includes:
- the LOC133908616 gene encoding FCS-Like Zinc finger 8-like yields the protein MVESNDQGSTAPAGFFRVPGVFVRMSSKGLNNGMDPDSVWSPTSPLDFKNLRSSPPRVGLGLVDALTADESSLHFGCTSSFLDSIRPFLELGLPKAAAARGKAVSSSGVSTLVEVNGYADSEEYTCVIARGPNPRTTHILGGETLEVRKGSMGGSRKAIFSIEPFSDRPSPAANVKPGRCCCCMKKLQEDRDIYMYLGEKAFCSNECRKGYIEEEIEEVEEFMTLDSAL